Part of the Prevotella communis genome is shown below.
TTATGACATATCTCAACCAATTCCACAAGGAAGTGACGGAGCGCAAGATGCAGAAAATAGCCGCATCTCAGCAATCACCGATGAGCTCAAGCGACTTTGCGCAGTATATGAAGCGCAACGTGGAGATTGCGTCGAAGATGTAAACCGCTTCGAGATACCTATATGGCTGCTCTAGGGTTTGAAAAGACATCCCAAGAAGGACGCTTCAGAAACAGTCAATACGAGATATGGGACCTTGTTCCTCGTAATGTACTTGTTGACGAGGAAGGCGACATCTTTGTAGTCGATGCAGAGATTAAGCAACTATAAAAGAATATCAAAACGTCTGTCCCCATGATCTTTCATGGGAAACTGAATAAGGTTTCAAACAAGGAGATTTCCCTAGTTGAATAAGAGAGGGATCAACAAAAATCAGAACTTGCAGACATCGCACTGCAGGTCCTGATTTCTTTTATAAAAAGCAAAATCTTTCCTGATTAATTGGGATATAGCCTATAAAACGGTGAGCGAGATACGCTTACCCAATCCTGCAAAAATACGGAATAAGGTAGATAGCTGGATATCAGCATGACCGTTTTCTATCTTTGAGATATAGCTCTTCTTTGTGCCAATCTTTTCTGCCAACTGCTCTTGAGTAAGACCAGCCAAACGACGTTGCTCTTTTAGACACTCTGCCAAACAGAATGTCTCAGCCTCAGCTTCAAACTTCTCACGAGTTTCAGTGCCACGCTCACCATACTCGGCATTTAACAACTCCTCGAAACTTGTACTCTCCAGAATAGCATTTTTCTTCTTTGTTTCCATTATTTTTCCTCCTTACTTTTAAAATATTCTTGAGAACTGAGAATTCTGTGGGACAGATACTCTAATCACTCCCACTTGTTAAGAAATCAAGTGCCTGTCCCGCTGATCTTTCCATTTATTCATTATTTCCCAAGAACGATATACGCTTCAACGGGAGCATATTCTTGTCATCATCGGTCATTTTGTCGTAGTATTCCTGCCACATCTCGATAAACTCATCACCATC
Proteins encoded:
- a CDS encoding helix-turn-helix domain-containing protein; protein product: METKKKNAILESTSFEELLNAEYGERGTETREKFEAEAETFCLAECLKEQRRLAGLTQEQLAEKIGTKKSYISKIENGHADIQLSTLFRIFAGLGKRISLTVL